The Oreochromis niloticus isolate F11D_XX linkage group LG4, O_niloticus_UMD_NMBU, whole genome shotgun sequence DNA segment atctgaaggcagcCGGTGTACACCAACTCTAGCTGTAGCCACAGACCTTGGGGATAAAggtgtggagaaaaaaaggaagggCTTAAAGCTTACAGCAGCTGAATTCTTAATTAGTTCAAAACCCTGAGTTTGGTTTGGTCTCTCTTCTTAATCCGGTTTGGCACAGTGTTGTGCAGAAGGGACATTAGACTGGTGGATGATAGCTTCGGCTGGTTATTGTTGGTCGACGATAGCTCGGGCTAAGAGGATTGCTAATCGCTTCAGCGGGAGACAATGGAAAGCTTTTAGGACGGCCATGACAAACCAAACTCAGTAATGAAACAAATGAGATCTTGGCCTGTACTCACAGCAGGAATGCGACTGAGAAAGAGATCTGGGTATACGCTGTTAAGTAACCCCTGTGTCTGGCTACTCCTCGCGTGCAGTTAAAATTAGTGCATTAGAAAGTACTTGACAAATGAAGGATATGAACACAACCATGGTGTACCTCTGGAGTCCAGCGTAGGTTTGGATGTGCTAAGGATATGAGGTAGGCAGGTGCCCATGTCCAGATCAGCCAGAGTCAGCTCATTCATGAAGTACGGCAGCTATAATGAGACAAAGGGAGtcttttattagtttattagtGCATTCACGTCAGTAACAGAAACCTCTTAAAATATAGTCAGGCAAAAGCACAGCAGAAGTATTACAAGGCGCGCTAATTACCTCCAAGAAATGAGCGAGTAGGGGAAACTACactgtgtgaatatgtgtgtgtctgtgcaaaagagaaaaaacccagAAGGTCTGGGTCACAGAGGAGTGCATGCAATGAGCAATGGGATGCTGCAGGACCATCAGTGCTCCTCTAAGCACTCTCCACCCATTGCCCTGGGAGCCAGAGGGAGTGCATTATCAGCAGACTCactctctttctcacacacacacacacagaaaaagagaaatgcagcgtttgtgcactttatgtcatgtattttgacctctgacctgatGTTCAGGCTGTCCTACAGTTTATTTAGTTTCCATCTCTTTAAGTAGCCACATCACTAGTCACAGTGACACTGCTGATGCTGTGGTATCTGACTAagcttgaaaaaataaataacattttcagctcCCCCGTGCCAACTGCTATCTTTTTGTGATCCATGAAAGGCAGCACAGAATGAGCAACACTCAACCTCTATGGTTAGTGTATCTGTTACCTCTGTTTGCTAGTATGATTGGGGTGCACATCCCCTTATAGAGCAGTAAACCACAGGCGTGATGCATCACAGCAGTTCTGGTAGCATGCAGGGGCcaaacatttgattttttatgtttctctttCCTTTAGTTTGCTAAAAAACACCTAACTTACACACATTCTCATACACCCTCACCTTGATCTTGCTGAGTTTCTTCTGGATTTTGTGCGCCACCTGATCGACCCAATATTTCTCCCGGAGAAAGTCCCAGAAGATTCTTCCCACCAGACAGTTAACCCAGGTGGGCTCACTCTCTGCAGAGCATTCCCCCGGCCCACTACCTGCACCAGCCTCAGCTCCACCCTGACCTCCAGAACCATGCTCTTTGGCGTCAATCTGcaggaaatatttttttaaaaatgagacatATATGTTGGCACAAACATTGTTCAGGAGTAAAATGACCAAATAGGACTGAGAAACGAAATACACATTCCCACTGTCTTCTAAAATAAACCCCACTTTCACTTTCTGTGCCACCTCCTCTAAACATCTGAACAGACTGTCCCTCTGTGGGGGTTCCAATCCCAAACCGCCTAAGCCAGCATTAGAAGCACAGACAAGTATGTTCCAGTCACAATGAGTTACTATTTATAGTTTTCCAGCCAGGTGATATCTGATATTGCTGAATAGAAAAATTTGGTCCAGTCAGCAGGGATGTATTTAGCTGAGCCAGCATTCTATACAAAGCTCATGTGAGCACAGAGAACATTATAAAAGAAAAGTGGACATAAAGCAGCTCTGATCAGTGGGGGGTATTGTGACATGAGTTAAACAGGGCTAAGAAACACTGCTATATCTCCCCCCGATGGAAAACCCCCCCCAATTTAAATGGAACCTGAAAAACAGTGATGGGAAGTTTACAGTTTACATCACTTGGAGAGATGCATGATAGTCGATCTAAAGCTTTTTCACTGACCTTCTTGGAAGTCGTGGGGCTTCCCTTGTCACTGTGGCAGGGGCTGGGGGTGGGACTGCAACTTTCTGAGCCCATTAGCTGAATCATGTAGGAGCTGTAGTCCAGTAGGGTTCTTGCTTTCATTGCTCCTGGGAAATCAGGCAGCTCCTCTGTGCTTTCTTTAATGGTCTCTCCACTGCTTAGTGTTTCTGTGTGACACATTTGAAAGTAAAGAGTTGGTGAATCTAAAAATACTGCTGAAAGAATGATAGAAAAAGGCAAATTTGGCATTGAGTAACTTGTAGtacatgtattttaaatgaaagacGTGACATTTCCGGGCTACAAATAGTATCGCAACCAGGTGAATTTCTCCATATCACTCAAACAAGACGTCTTCTTACCTGTGTTTCCTTCATCGCTCACACTGGTCTGGGCTCCGGCTCTGGAGGCTGACACAAAATGCTGGAACCACTCCTCCTTCTCTCTTCCAGTGCGCCCAAACAGGTAGAGGGTGACGGGAAACTGCTGGTGGGgatctgtgtttttctctgccCTTTCTTCTTCGGTTTCCTGCCCTTCAACCACGCTTTCCTCCCCTTCCTCCCCCTCAGCCAGAGTGATGCAGATTGGGTACTTCCTGTTCCATACCCTCTTACGAGCCAAACCAGGAGGCACCAGAGACACCTGAAGTAAAAATTTTCAACAGAAGGACAAactattcatttcatttctgttctATCTGCATTTATACAACATACTCAAAAGAGATACTGGCAGCACTGAAAGCACTGCCAGTGAATGTGTGTTAACTTTACTCTGTTACCATACAGGGAGAGCTACTTTAGCTTGCCTCAGTGGGCAGGTGAGGTCAGGTTTATTCGTTTTAGTCATAACTGTTTCAGTGGTTGCAGAGAAATAAGAGCAAGGGGTTCAGGTGGTTTTAATTTCCCTCTGAAAGGCAGGCCTGCTTTCTCACAAATGAACTGACCTTACAGTTAGCCAGCTGGTAAGTGCGTGAATGCAGAAACACGGCTTTGTGGGGTGTCTCGTCGAAAGAAGCCCACCGGGCGATGTTGGCACGTGGGTATGCTAGTTGCAGCCGGCTGCCTTCCAGTGTAACATAGACAGAGTGTGTGATGGAGGGGTGGAAAgtctcagggtcatagctgtgTGTCTCATTCATCCAGCCCTGAAAGTGAGTAATAAGAATATATAATCCAAAAGGACAGAATTCAAGCAGAAACCTCTGCAGCCACAAACCACTTTATGTTTTCTTGGTAAAACTAAACTACAtctatatttgtatttgtattgaGGCTGCATTTAACTAAGAGTTAACATTTAAGCGTTAAATACGGCAAGCGAGGCAAAGATTGTACTGTGGCAAATTAGATCCACAGCAAGTGGTGCAAACTGTGACAAACAGCTCAGCAGGAGAGGAAACACGAGCCAGGGCACAATACAACTCTCACTTAACACCGCGGATGAGTCTAGACTATTGTGTGCTGTTAGTAGGTCCTCTATCCTGAtaaaatttgtcttttttaaatctttttaagtATCACTGTTCTAGTCAGACTGACACTTAAGTACTTTGAGAAAGCTATTATCAGACTGCACCTCTCTTTCATGGATAATAATCGGTGCCCAGGGGCTACTTTTAAAACAGCAATTACCTAAAAACGATTCCATTAAGCACCATTCAAAGCACTATCTTTCTTTGATGCTATCTAATGCCTCACATGCCTGCTGATCTTTGATATTTTGATCTCTCATCctgcaaaacaaacatttgAGCATTTCCATGTAGCCAAATTAGCAATAgggaaaacagaaaaggagTGGCTGCAGAGATTATTTTGCATACAGAGCCAGATTGGAGTGTGCGTAATCACAACAATGGCTTCTTAAACTGCAACATGTTTGTGATGGAAATGCTGTATTAATCTTTATCATATTAATGGTTGCAAATGAACACAAAGCACAGCAAAAGCAGGTGGAAAGCTATTAAAACAGCTTGATTGTGATGATACAAACTTTGCACAATTTCCTTTAGAGGGAAAACAACAGTCCTCCTGGGTACCTGTCGTCTTGATCTGCCACAGTTAGACTGCATAAGGATTTAGAGGTAACATTTAGATTAGTCTACTTCCAAGCTTATGTATAGAGTAATTTTTAAAACTCATTTATTACCTGTAGGTTGTGTAGATTTGCAAGCTCTCCGTCCAGTGGATTGTCGTTCATGGCACTGAGTTTGCTATGTAAGACCCAGTTCCTTTTGGCGGCTGAGCGTTGTGGGGCAAACATGAACACCAGTACCAAGCCCAGCATAAAGCCACACGCAATCCCCACGGACAGACCTGTCACGTAGGGAGGAAGAGGCAGGACAAAGAAACCATAAGCTAGAAGGCCCACAGGAAAGAGCCAGTGAAGAGGCAAAGATGAACCCGGCACTGTCACTTGACACTGAGGGTAAGTTCTAGGATGTGTCTCTCTGGAGCTGTTCTGGCGCTCCACCACCTGAATCATATCCCCATAGGTGCAGATTTCCAAATGTTTGTCTCTGCTGTGGGTGTGCCGTTCTGGGGAGATGGAGGATTTCATTAATGAATCCTTTTGGAGTCGTCTGACGGCAGTGTCACACACCCCTTTGTGCTCACCATCAGTTCTCCTCCGACACCTGAGGCCTGCTTCGTCGCTGCTTCCATCTCTTCCACCAGTGCTGTGGGAGGCTGGTGATTCTCCTGCACCAGAAGTCCTCCCCTGCTTGGGGCTTCCAGAGCTTTCATCCCCCATAATCTTACTCAGCATGCTCAGTGGGTCCTGCATGGCCTCCGAGAACTTCCGCCGTGTGTCCTCCAGCTCAGCGATAAGCGAACTGCCCCGTGGCTCCGTGGGAGACATGCTGCCCATGGAGGGAGGTGAAACCCAGGCGTCGTTCTCATCCATTCCTCCTGTTTCAGGTCTGGCCTCCAGGATCTTTGGATATGTAAGCTGCTTAAAAGGATGCAAATGTAGCTTGGAGTCAGACTTGGAGAGGTTGACTTCTGGCTCTACACGGCGGGAGATCTCTGTGCTCAGAGACTTGACCAGACTGAGGAGGGGCTTGCTTCTTAAAGAGCTGCTCTCCCTTGGCTCCAGATCCGTGGAGGAAGATTTCACTAGGTTGGTGGTGACAGGCAGGCCTGCTGATGACTCTGATAGATCAGCTAACGAGCCTGGGGAAGAGGGGGAGTGAGGCAGGAAGAGAGGCTGGGAGCGTTGCCCTTGGCTAAGGTCCAGATTGATCCACAAACTGGGTTCAGGCTGGCTCTCCCTGCTTTCTGGTTTGTCTTTGGAAAAGGTCACAGAAGGACCCTCCTCATGGCGGTCCAGactgaagatcagcttgctgtCCTCCATGATGGCTATTAATGAGGAGCGAAGATGAGGATGTGGTCAAACAGATGGAGTTGTAGCCCTCCGAGACACGAATGCATGGGAGACTGTAACTGCATGGACAACTGGAAAATCCTTCTCAGGGTGGGTGCAGTTCATTGTGTTGGACCCTGAAAAAAATAGTGAAAATATACTTTTAAATCTCCTGCTCTGACCTGCCCTTTATTTCCTTTCTCTCTGTTCCACTCTTCAAAACCTTTAAAAGGTTCTCTCCCCTTTCTCTTGTCACTTGTTTTTTCTCTCAGTCCTTTCTGCACCTTCTCCTTCGTCTTTAACTACTCCTCTGCGGGCATAAAGGGAACTCGGCTTCACTTTGTGATGTCAGTTCACATAATGTCTGAGTCTAGTAATGTGGAGAGGGTGGACGAGCGGTTCGTTTCTGGAAAGGAGTTATCAGCACAGAGTGTCAGCTAATCCCAAATTAGATGCAGTGTTCCACTGTGAGACATCAGTCCTGCTTTTAAGATGCTCTGAAAGATACCCAACGCAATAACAGTCTTCTACAATACAGCTATTTTTTTCCAACCACTGCCCAGTTTGCCTTAAAAGCACAACAATAAAACACTCCTTCCATAAGCTAGAGCTTTAAATTCTCAACAATCTTTAAAAACCCTTTAAATCAATCAGGAGCATATATCATTGCCAGGCAGACTGTACAGTCTAATTCACTGAGAGTCAACACATCAAGCGGCTGTAATCTTCCTGATTAAAGAAGCTTTTGTAACAGGGAACTAAATCACTC contains these protein-coding regions:
- the LOC100694551 gene encoding testis-expressed protein 2 isoform X1, whose product is MEDSKLIFSLDRHEEGPSVTFSKDKPESRESQPEPSLWINLDLSQGQRSQPLFLPHSPSSPGSLADLSESSAGLPVTTNLVKSSSTDLEPRESSSLRSKPLLSLVKSLSTEISRRVEPEVNLSKSDSKLHLHPFKQLTYPKILEARPETGGMDENDAWVSPPSMGSMSPTEPRGSSLIAELEDTRRKFSEAMQDPLSMLSKIMGDESSGSPKQGRTSGAGESPASHSTGGRDGSSDEAGLRCRRRTDGEHKGVCDTAVRRLQKDSLMKSSISPERHTHSRDKHLEICTYGDMIQVVERQNSSRETHPRTYPQCQVTVPGSSLPLHWLFPVGLLAYGFFVLPLPPYVTGLSVGIACGFMLGLVLVFMFAPQRSAAKRNWVLHSKLSAMNDNPLDGELANLHNLQSNCGRSRRQGWMNETHSYDPETFHPSITHSVYVTLEGSRLQLAYPRANIARWASFDETPHKAVFLHSRTYQLANCKVSLVPPGLARKRVWNRKYPICITLAEGEEGEESVVEGQETEEERAEKNTDPHQQFPVTLYLFGRTGREKEEWFQHFVSASRAGAQTSVSDEGNTETLSSGETIKESTEELPDFPGAMKARTLLDYSSYMIQLMGSESCSPTPSPCHSDKGSPTTSKKIDAKEHGSGGQGGAEAGAGSGPGECSAESEPTWVNCLVGRIFWDFLREKYWVDQVAHKIQKKLSKIKLPYFMNELTLADLDMGTCLPHILSTSKPTLDSRGLWLQLELVYTGCLQMTLETKMNLCKLGKEGEDEAHSVPETQKVGSKMKLCILADSDEESSSAGSSDEEEVPPSELQGCVGDKSPVMAAEGHTGGRTSRKILRFVDKIAKSKYFQKATENEYIRKKISEVSNMPLMLSVEVLELSGTLAINIPPPPTDRIWYSFRLPPRLDLHVRPMLGEREVTFTHVTEWIEKKLQCEFQKVFVMPNMDDLYLPLMTSGLDNPPASHHSSIHSSSQQSSMESQEYLSE
- the LOC100694551 gene encoding testis-expressed protein 2 isoform X2; the encoded protein is MEDSKLIFSLDRHEEGPSVTFSKDKPESRESQPEPSLWINLDLSQGQRSQPLFLPHSPSSPGSLADLSESSAGLPVTTNLVKSSSTDLEPRESSSLRSKPLLSLVKSLSTEISRRVEPEVNLSKSDSKLHLHPFKQLTYPKILEARPETGGMDENDAWVSPPSMGSMSPTEPRGSSLIAELEDTRRKFSEAMQDPLSMLSKIMGDESSGSPKQGRTSGAGESPASHSTGGRDGSSDEAGLRCRRRTDGEHKGVCDTAVRRLQKDSLMKSSISPERHTHSRDKHLEICTYGDMIQVVERQNSSRETHPRTYPQCQVTVPGSSLPLHWLFPVGLLAYGFFVLPLPPYVTGLSVGIACGFMLGLVLVFMFAPQRSAAKRNWVLHSKLSAMNDNPLDGELANLHNLQGWMNETHSYDPETFHPSITHSVYVTLEGSRLQLAYPRANIARWASFDETPHKAVFLHSRTYQLANCKVSLVPPGLARKRVWNRKYPICITLAEGEEGEESVVEGQETEEERAEKNTDPHQQFPVTLYLFGRTGREKEEWFQHFVSASRAGAQTSVSDEGNTETLSSGETIKESTEELPDFPGAMKARTLLDYSSYMIQLMGSESCSPTPSPCHSDKGSPTTSKKIDAKEHGSGGQGGAEAGAGSGPGECSAESEPTWVNCLVGRIFWDFLREKYWVDQVAHKIQKKLSKIKLPYFMNELTLADLDMGTCLPHILSTSKPTLDSRGLWLQLELVYTGCLQMTLETKMNLCKLGKEGEDEAHSVPETQKVGSKMKLCILADSDEESSSAGSSDEEEVPPSELQGCVGDKSPVMAAEGHTGGRTSRKILRFVDKIAKSKYFQKATENEYIRKKISEVSNMPLMLSVEVLELSGTLAINIPPPPTDRIWYSFRLPPRLDLHVRPMLGEREVTFTHVTEWIEKKLQCEFQKVFVMPNMDDLYLPLMTSGLDNPPASHHSSIHSSSQQSSMESQEYLSE